The Ipomoea triloba cultivar NCNSP0323 chromosome 4, ASM357664v1 DNA segment GAAGAATTCAAATGCCCAAATATCACACACTCATCAGATGCCTTTCAAtcaatctttatatatattaggtagACTGTAAACGTACCTTTCTTTTGCTTTTCAAATGTATCTCAGTTCCCCTATAAGAGTAACTCTGTCATGAAtcattgaaaagaaattattaggAGATGGTGAAACTAAATCAAGTTTGGAGAAAAAGGAGGGGAGTGAAATAAAAAAAGGCAATAGGGAAAGAATACCAGATGGTAACCGTCCACTATAGTATTTTCTTCAATGACAACCATATTATCATTTCCATACCCATGTTGCTCTTTTTGAATTTCTTTGGCAGAATCCACCGCAGAAGGAAGACAACAATCCAATTTGATTGACTTCAACTCCGCAATATCTGCAAAGTCAGCTGGGATCTCTACCAATTCAAGACACCCTTGAAGGACTAGGTGTCGAAGATTTGGGAAATGACAGGCACTTGCTTCCCAATGTTTTAGATAAGTGAGAGAAATTTCCAAATAAATTAGCTGGTCGAAATTCTCCTTCTCCAACAGTTCCCACTCCTCACCAATGCAATAAAGACAAGAGTTTAGCCTTAGCACCTTAAGTTTAGGCAATTCACTAAGAATATTAATTGCCTTCCACTCAAATAACAAGTGCTCAAACCTCAAGCTCATAAGGTTTTTCAAGCAAACAAGGCGGTTAATATTTGTAATCTCAGACGGAAACCCAACATATGTACCAAGAAGATGCAGAGTCTGGAGCTGGTGTGCATAGGCAAGGTTATTAATGCAATCAACCAAATCTAATTCACATAGAATCTTTACCTTCTTTAGGTATggaatatttgtaaataattcttTTGTGCACTGTTCAGGAAGCAACCCACAAATGCTCTTCAAGTTTTGATGAAAAAATATGGGAAAACCACCCAGACCTCTGTAACTATGCAAATATTAGTTGTGGGAACTCTAAAAGCctcattttatcaattttataagCTGAAAGTGTTTGAAGATTCCAACTACAAAATGGATCTGGAATGTCTATAATTGACGGCGATGACAATAGGCATCTCAAATGGACAACAAAATACGCCGCCTTATCACACTCAATACCATAGAGTACTCTTAATAGGCTGCCAAATTTCAAATCTAACAATATATGAACTCTGACAGGAGTAGATGGATCGAcagcttctgaaagaagaataTAATGTTTGTTCGAAAATCCATCTTGATTGGATGCTTAACCATCGGAAGTATTTAGGAGGGAACTGGACTCATTCTCCTGATAGATAACATGCAGAAGGTTTTCCTTTTTAGCTTCCCTCACACAAAAAGAATGCACTGAATCATGCATTCCAAATGTCTTTACTTCACTTCCACAAATACTTGGTTGCTTTACAAGAATTAGGTTCCTTTCCTTCAATTCTTGAATGTGCCTTCTAGTCACCTCATCATATCCTTATATCTTTTTATAAATCCTTCGGCAACCCATAACTTTACAATTTCATTAACATGGATCTCTTCATCTTCTGGAAAGACgctcaaatataaaaaacaagcCTTCAAACTGTGAGGTAAGTGATTGTAACTTGATAAGAATATCCTTGAACATTCTTCATCAATTGTTGTCGATGCACATGAATTTAGAGCTTCTGCAACATTCTTCCACTCATCTAGTGTATGAAGTttggaaaataaacctgcaGCCACAACAATTGCGAGAGGCAATCCTTTGTATTTCTCAACAATGGGTCTTCCAATCGCCTCAAACTCAGCATAGCTAGATTTGCTTGCCTTTTCACGGAATAAATTCCAACTCTCAGATTCATCTAAACATTGTGCTTGATGAGAAAAGTCATTATTAGAGCTGATACTTGTAGCCACCTTTGCAAAGCGAGTAGTCAACAATACTCGACTACCATTTGCATTATCTGGAAAGCAAGCTTTGATAGAATCCCACGCATCAATGCTCCAAATGTCATCTATCACAACAAAGTATCTTTGATGCATTAGAGTTTGGTATAGTAGATGTGCTAGCCGATTCTCTTTAGTGGCACTATCCTGCATAACCTATTGATTTAAGAAGATCTGTTAGCATTTGTAATTTATTATGAATCTGAGATGCAACAACCCAAGCTCGCTTGTCAAAGTAGAAGGCTATTGATGAATCTTCATAAACTCGTCTGGCTAACGTTGTTTTGCCAATGCCTCCCATACCTTGAATGGAGACAATTTCCCGCTGCCATGATGAATGCTCAATTAACATCTCCTTTACAATCTGGAACTCATTGTTTTTCCCCACCATTTTGTCCTGGCTCCTGGGC contains these protein-coding regions:
- the LOC116014796 gene encoding putative late blight resistance protein homolog R1B-11, yielding MHDSVHSFCVREAKKENLLHVIYQENESSSLLNTSDDLVDCINNLAYAHQLQTLHLLGTYVGFPSEITNINRLVCLKNLMSLRFEHLLFEWKAINILSELPKLKVLRLNSCLYCIGEEWELLEKENFDQLIYLEISLTYLKHWEASACHFPNLRHLVLQGCLELVEIPADFADIAELKSIKLDCCLPSAVDSAKEIQKEQHGYGNDNMVVIEENTIVDGYHLSYSYRGTEIHLKSKRKQLFNVPYSYSCFTKMRYSSKRY